The proteins below come from a single Uloborus diversus isolate 005 chromosome 10, Udiv.v.3.1, whole genome shotgun sequence genomic window:
- the LOC129231664 gene encoding uncharacterized protein LOC129231664, whose product MESYFPPIELGHSSTSLSASVHPDAGNPNPADLRAYDSSATSQSNCRRSIEDAKTDSGQSLASVNVMSVSSSESDSGPESGSDDCDNASKLNCHKPVRESKKRHCFYVPPGGSRFDRTSSGAYGAKKQKLDIVRQRSKHSKSCGCKEEETVNIDEPILFMILQLSHFYIRMFNSPFARNNVFSVLLDYISSVSVPHERASLILAAILKNELNFKTLIVNGFIEELDEKMHVLHDLRCCYRCYNLQKIHQQIIESCRFLVEKDFIRQTLYGLLRSNECDIKLHAMYAISRLVIDKYALLDILYTKNAIQVIFSSLCSESKTEQEKALVCICEIYKNTSSEKKRRIAEFHPNKSKIPVFCQAKKNPTCSFEGDYELDVEFLLDCGTKVLACRGKMSEQSDYFRALLSGYFSEGKSKLIQLPNITKNALSVILHFLHGCGDQGYCPYFDKIPMKLLLELLAKSEEFLLFSLKTRVEKNLASYLSHKTVVNIYRSGKLHNSSNLCDKTIDYLLTLDTLNKKAFPKPFNELMCQEFINDLKSFVNDHLKVPVPSVETKSEKIFLKYI is encoded by the coding sequence ATGGAAAGCTATTTTCCTCCAATAGAACTTGGACATTCATCTACGTCTCTAAGTGCATCAGTTCATCCTGATGCTGGGAACCCTAATCCTGCTGATCTAAGAGCTTATGACAGTAGTGCAACTAGTCAGTCAAATTGTAGAAGATCTATTGAGGATGCCAAGACAGATTCTGGACAATCATTAGCTTCTGTCAATGTCATGTCAGTTAGCTCTTCTGAATCTGATTCAGGGCCTGAATCGGGATCTGATGATTGTGATAATGCAAGTAAGTTGAATTGCCATAAACCTGTGAGAGAGTCCAAAAAGAGACACTGTTTTTATGTACCTCCCGGTGGAAGTAGGTTTGATCGAACATCTTCAGGAGCTTATGGAGCTAAGAAGCAAAAGTTGGATATTGTGAGGCAGAGAAGCAAACATTCCAAATCATGTGGCTGTAAAGAAGAAGAAACTGTAAATATAGATGAGCCAATATTATTTATGATCTTACAATTATCTCATTTCTACATTAGAATGTTCAACTCTCCTTTTGCAAGAAATAATGTTTTCTCAGTACTGTTGGACTACATAAGTTCTGTATCAGTTCCACATGAAAGGGCAAGCCTCATTTTAGCAGCAATTCTAAAAAATGAACTGAATTTCAAAACTCTGATAGTTAATGGATTCATAGAAGAACTGGATGAAAAGATGCATGTTTTACATGATTTACGTTGTTGTTATCGCTGTTATAACCTTCAAAAAATTCACCAACAGATTATTGAAAGTTGTAGATTCCTTGTCGAAAAGGATTTTATTCGGCAAACTTTATATGGTTTGTTAAGATCAAATGAATGTGATATTAAACTTCATGCAATGTACGCAATATCGAGGCTTGTTATCGATAAATATGCGCTTTTGGATATTCTTTATACTAAGAATGCAATTCAAGTTATATTTAGTTCCTTATGTAGTGAATCCAAAACTGAGCAGGAAAAGGCTTTAGTTTGCATCtgtgaaatttataaaaataccagttcagaaaagaaaagaaggattGCAGAATTTCATCCAAATAAAAGCAAGATTCCTGTATTTTGCCAggcaaaaaaaaatcctacatgtTCCTTTGAAGGTGATTATGAGCTTGATGTTGAGTTTTTGCTAGACTGTGGAACTAAAGTATTGGCATGTCGGGGGAAAATGTCTGAACAGTCAGATTATTTCAGAGCTTTATTGAGTGGATATTTTTCAGAAGGGAAATCTAAATTAATACAACTTCCTAACATAACTAAGAATGCCCTATCCGTAATCTTACACTTCCTTCATGGCTGTGGAGATCAAGGATATTGTCCTTATTTTGACAAAATTCCAATGAAGCTATTGCTTGAGTTACTTGCCAAATCTGAAGAATTTTTGCTGTTCTCTTTGAAGACCAGAGTTGAAAAGAATCTTGCTTCTTATTTATCTCATAAAACTGTAGTAAATATTTACAGATCAGGTAAACTCCACAATTCCTCAAATCTATGTGATAAAACTATAGATTACTTGTTGACTCTTGATACTTTAAACAAGAAAGCATTTCCCAAGCCTTTTAATGAACTTATGTGTCAGGAGTTCATCAATGATTTGAAAAGTTTTGTTAACGATCACTTGAAag